The following coding sequences lie in one Enterococcus sp. 9E7_DIV0242 genomic window:
- the rplV gene encoding 50S ribosomal protein L22, translated as MAEQITSAKATAKTVRTSPRKARLVIDLIRGKSVGDAISVLKFMPNKSAGIIEKVLMSAVANAENNYDLDVENLVVSEAFVNEGPTMKRFRPRAKGSASPINKRTSHITVVVAEK; from the coding sequence ATGGCAGAACAAATCACATCAGCTAAAGCAACTGCAAAAACAGTTCGCACTTCTCCTCGTAAAGCACGTTTAGTAATTGATCTTATCAGAGGGAAAAGCGTTGGCGATGCAATTTCAGTTTTGAAATTCATGCCAAACAAATCTGCTGGAATCATTGAAAAAGTTTTAATGTCAGCAGTTGCTAACGCAGAAAACAACTATGACTTAGATGTTGAAAACTTGGTTGTATCTGAAGCTTTTGTTAACGAAGGACCAACTATGAAACGGTTCCGTCCACGTGCCAAAGGTTCAGCATCACCAATCAACAAACGTACAAGCCATATTACAGTAGTAGTAGCAGAAAAATAA
- the rpsS gene encoding 30S ribosomal protein S19, whose product MGRSLKKGPFADDHLMKKVEAQQGAEKKKVIKTWSRRSTIFPNFVGFTIAVYDGRKHVPVYIQEDMVGHKLGEFAPTRTYRGHAADDKKTRR is encoded by the coding sequence ATGGGTCGTAGTTTAAAGAAAGGGCCTTTCGCTGATGATCATCTGATGAAGAAAGTGGAAGCTCAACAAGGCGCTGAAAAGAAAAAAGTAATCAAAACTTGGTCTCGTCGTTCTACAATCTTCCCAAATTTTGTAGGATTTACAATTGCTGTATATGATGGACGTAAGCACGTTCCAGTATACATCCAAGAAGACATGGTAGGACATAAATTAGGTGAATTCGCACCAACTAGAACTTATCGTGGGCATGCTGCCGATGATAAGAAGACTAGACGTTAA
- the rplB gene encoding 50S ribosomal protein L2 codes for MAIKKYKPTTNGRRNMTSSDFAEITTSTPEKTLLQPLKNNAGRNNHGRITVRHQGGGHKRQYRVIDFKRNKDNVIATVRTIEYDPNRSANIALVHYEDGVKAYILAPKGLEVGMKLVSGPESDIKIGNSLPLANIPVGTVVHNIEMKPGKGGQLIRSAGTSAQVLGKEGKYVLIRLNSGEVRMILAACRATIGSVGNEQHELINIGKAGRSRWMRKRPTVRGSVMNPNDHPHGGGEGKTPIGRKAPVSPWGQPALGYKTRNKKAKSDKLIVRRRTK; via the coding sequence GTGGCGATTAAAAAGTACAAACCTACCACAAATGGCCGTCGTAATATGACAAGTTCTGATTTCGCTGAAATCACAACTTCGACACCAGAAAAAACGTTATTACAGCCATTAAAAAATAATGCCGGTCGTAACAACCACGGTCGTATTACTGTACGTCACCAAGGTGGCGGACATAAACGTCAATACCGTGTAATCGACTTCAAACGTAACAAAGACAACGTTATTGCAACTGTTCGTACGATCGAATACGATCCAAACCGTTCAGCGAATATTGCGTTAGTACATTATGAAGATGGAGTGAAAGCTTACATCTTAGCACCAAAAGGATTAGAAGTTGGCATGAAGCTAGTTTCAGGTCCTGAATCAGATATTAAAATTGGTAACAGCCTGCCATTGGCAAACATCCCAGTGGGTACTGTTGTCCACAATATCGAAATGAAACCAGGTAAAGGCGGACAATTGATCCGTTCAGCTGGTACAAGTGCTCAAGTACTTGGTAAAGAAGGCAAATACGTATTGATCCGCTTGAACTCAGGCGAAGTTCGTATGATTCTGGCTGCATGCCGTGCAACTATCGGTTCTGTAGGTAACGAACAACACGAATTGATCAACATCGGTAAAGCCGGTCGTTCTCGTTGGATGCGTAAACGTCCAACTGTACGTGGTAGCGTAATGAACCCTAACGATCACCCACACGGTGGTGGTGAAGGTAAAACTCCAATCGGACGTAAAGCTCCAGTATCACCTTGGGGTCAACCAGCATTGGGTTACAAAACACGTAACAAAAAAGCAAAATCCGACAAACTTATCGTTCGTCGTCGTACTAAATAA
- the rplW gene encoding 50S ribosomal protein L23 yields MNLLDVIKRPVITEKSMLAMDDKKYTFEVDVRANKTLVKQAVEAAFDVKVKNVNIINVRPKFKRMGKYAGYTKKRRKAVVTLTEQSKEIQIFEAAE; encoded by the coding sequence ATGAACTTACTAGACGTAATCAAACGCCCAGTGATCACTGAGAAATCAATGCTTGCTATGGATGACAAAAAATATACGTTTGAAGTAGATGTTCGTGCGAATAAAACTTTAGTGAAACAAGCTGTTGAAGCTGCGTTTGACGTAAAAGTGAAAAACGTGAACATCATCAACGTACGTCCTAAATTCAAACGCATGGGCAAATATGCAGGATATACTAAGAAACGTCGCAAAGCTGTTGTGACGTTGACTGAACAATCCAAAGAAATCCAAATTTTCGAAGCTGCTGAATAA
- the rplD gene encoding 50S ribosomal protein L4, with translation MPNVALFKQDGTQNGEITLNEEIFGIEPNESVVYDAIIMQRASLRQGTHAVKNRSAVRGGGRKPWRQKGTGRARQGSIRSPQWRGGGVVFGPTPRSYSYKLPKKVRRLAMKSVLSEKVAENNLVAIEALNFDAPKTKEFKQVLANLSIDTKVLVVVEPENDFAALSARNLSNVTVVTSNNISVLDIVSGQKMLATQTALTQLEEVLA, from the coding sequence ATGCCGAATGTAGCATTATTCAAACAAGATGGAACTCAAAATGGTGAAATCACTTTAAATGAAGAAATCTTCGGAATTGAGCCGAATGAAAGTGTTGTCTACGATGCAATCATCATGCAACGCGCTTCATTAAGACAAGGAACACATGCTGTGAAAAACCGCAGTGCTGTTCGCGGCGGTGGTCGTAAACCATGGCGTCAAAAAGGAACAGGTCGTGCCCGTCAAGGGTCAATCCGTTCACCACAATGGCGTGGAGGTGGCGTAGTTTTCGGACCAACACCACGTTCTTACAGCTACAAACTTCCTAAAAAAGTTCGTCGTTTAGCAATGAAATCTGTATTGTCAGAAAAAGTTGCTGAAAACAACTTGGTAGCAATCGAAGCATTGAACTTCGACGCACCAAAAACAAAAGAATTCAAACAAGTTCTTGCTAACTTGTCTATCGATACAAAAGTATTGGTGGTAGTAGAGCCGGAGAATGACTTTGCAGCATTATCAGCTCGTAACCTATCAAACGTAACTGTTGTTACTTCAAACAACATCAGCGTTCTGGATATCGTTTCAGGTCAAAAAATGTTAGCAACGCAAACTGCTCTTACTCAACTTGAGGAGGTGCTTGCATAA
- the rplC gene encoding 50S ribosomal protein L3 — protein sequence MTKGILGKKVGMTQIFTESGELIPVTVVEATPNVVLQVKTVGTDGYEAIQVGYQDKREVLANKPAKGHVAKANTAPKRFIKEFKDVELGEYKVGEEITVGIFQAGDIVDVTGTTKGKGFQGVIKRHGQSRGPMSHGSRYHRRPGSMGPVAPNRVFKNKKLAGRMGGNRVTIQNLEIVRVDAEKNVILIKGNIPGSKKSLITIKSAVKAK from the coding sequence ATGACCAAAGGAATCTTAGGGAAAAAAGTTGGAATGACGCAGATCTTTACTGAGTCAGGTGAATTGATCCCAGTAACAGTTGTAGAAGCTACTCCAAACGTAGTACTACAAGTGAAAACTGTCGGAACAGACGGCTACGAAGCGATTCAAGTCGGGTACCAAGACAAACGTGAAGTATTAGCGAACAAACCAGCGAAAGGTCATGTTGCAAAAGCAAACACGGCTCCTAAGCGCTTCATTAAGGAATTCAAAGATGTTGAGCTAGGAGAATATAAAGTTGGAGAAGAAATTACTGTAGGTATTTTCCAAGCAGGTGACATCGTTGATGTTACGGGTACTACGAAAGGTAAAGGATTCCAAGGGGTTATCAAACGTCACGGCCAAAGCCGCGGACCAATGTCCCACGGTTCTCGTTACCATCGTCGTCCTGGGTCAATGGGTCCAGTTGCACCTAACCGTGTATTTAAAAATAAAAAGCTTGCCGGCCGTATGGGTGGTAACCGCGTAACGATTCAAAACCTTGAGATCGTTCGTGTAGATGCAGAGAAGAACGTTATCCTAATTAAAGGAAACATTCCTGGATCTAAAAAATCATTAATTACAATTAAATCAGCTGTGAAAGCTAAATAA
- the rpsJ gene encoding 30S ribosomal protein S10, with product MAKQKIRIRLKAYEHRILDQSADKIVETAKRTGAGVSGPIPLPTERSLYTVIRATHKYKDSREQFEMRTHKRLIDIVNPTPKTVDALMKLDLPSGVNIEIKL from the coding sequence ATGGCAAAACAAAAAATTCGTATCCGTTTAAAAGCGTATGAACATCGTATTTTAGATCAATCTGCGGATAAAATTGTGGAGACTGCAAAAAGAACTGGAGCTGGCGTATCAGGTCCGATTCCATTGCCAACAGAGCGCTCATTGTACACAGTTATCCGTGCGACACATAAATACAAAGATTCACGCGAACAATTCGAAATGCGTACGCACAAGCGTCTGATTGACATTGTGAACCCAACACCAAAAACAGTTGATGCTTTGATGAAGCTTGACTTACCATCTGGTGTGAATATTGAAATCAAACTATAA
- a CDS encoding DUF1307 domain-containing protein, translating into MKMKQRNWLLGLMLLVVCLMVAACSSGGSTSSKKEKKDDGLSTTVFEADLDGVITEMTYTHKGDKVVKQESHSVLKYETLGIESKEEAEEMFSFVKDEYDIEGVTYKSEFSDTEMTEDVTVDYEKADIQEVMTLMGTINDQEDENQKVKYISMKQSKELLLEQGFKEKKE; encoded by the coding sequence ATGAAAATGAAACAAAGAAATTGGTTATTAGGGTTAATGTTACTTGTTGTATGTTTGATGGTAGCAGCTTGTTCTTCTGGTGGATCAACATCATCTAAGAAGGAAAAAAAGGATGATGGATTATCAACAACGGTGTTTGAAGCGGATCTTGATGGGGTTATTACTGAAATGACTTATACACATAAAGGTGATAAGGTAGTGAAGCAAGAAAGTCATTCCGTTTTGAAATATGAAACATTGGGGATTGAATCGAAAGAAGAAGCAGAAGAAATGTTCTCGTTTGTAAAAGATGAATACGATATTGAGGGTGTCACCTATAAATCTGAGTTCAGTGATACTGAAATGACTGAGGATGTAACAGTTGACTATGAAAAGGCTGATATTCAAGAAGTGATGACACTTATGGGGACAATCAATGATCAAGAAGATGAGAATCAGAAAGTGAAATACATCAGTATGAAACAATCAAAGGAATTGTTGCTGGAACAAGGGTTTAAAGAAAAGAAAGAATAG
- a CDS encoding PadR family transcriptional regulator: MIEENLRRIYIPMTETGFYILYCLQDENHGYGIIQLVKELTNQEITISAGTMYGSLSKMEKDGLITVTKEENRRKFYLITDLGKEILSIEIRRIKRLYKNSIGEKFT; this comes from the coding sequence ATGATAGAAGAGAATTTAAGAAGAATCTACATTCCCATGACAGAGACTGGATTTTACATTCTTTATTGTCTTCAAGATGAAAATCATGGATACGGAATCATACAACTCGTCAAAGAACTAACAAACCAAGAGATCACAATCAGTGCAGGTACAATGTATGGCAGCTTGAGCAAGATGGAGAAAGACGGATTGATTACTGTAACAAAAGAAGAAAATCGGAGAAAGTTCTATCTCATCACTGATTTGGGCAAGGAGATACTTTCTATAGAAATAAGAAGAATCAAGCGATTATATAAAAATAGTATTGGGGAGAAATTTACATGA
- a CDS encoding DUF2812 domain-containing protein has protein sequence MKKEVVKYFGLADYLEEERFLADQHRSGWKMVGAKKLGWSYVFEKCEPEEYIYQLDFIENDQVDEDYFQLFEDCGWEYFHKLNNWYYFRKKKSENKDENAIFNDAASRAEMAKKVMRSQWIILLPLLIIFFSLSNTFRDNSSSIIWIAVFTIYSCLVAIIVGLSIRTYRKLDRIIKANQPL, from the coding sequence ATGAAAAAAGAGGTAGTTAAATATTTCGGACTTGCAGATTATTTAGAAGAAGAGCGTTTTTTAGCCGATCAGCATCGCTCCGGTTGGAAAATGGTTGGTGCAAAAAAATTAGGTTGGTCTTACGTCTTCGAAAAATGCGAGCCAGAAGAATATATTTATCAATTAGATTTCATCGAGAACGATCAGGTAGATGAGGACTATTTTCAACTATTTGAGGACTGCGGTTGGGAATACTTCCATAAACTAAATAACTGGTATTATTTCCGGAAAAAGAAATCAGAGAATAAAGATGAAAATGCGATTTTTAACGATGCTGCCTCGCGCGCCGAGATGGCTAAAAAGGTTATGCGCTCCCAGTGGATTATTCTCCTCCCGCTTTTGATTATTTTCTTTTCTCTCTCAAATACATTTCGAGATAATTCCAGTAGCATCATATGGATAGCCGTTTTCACTATTTACTCCTGTCTCGTAGCAATTATTGTTGGTTTAAGTATTAGAACCTATCGGAAACTGGATAGGATCATCAAAGCGAATCAGCCCTTATAA
- the tuf gene encoding elongation factor Tu — translation MAKEKFDRSKPHVNIGTIGHVDHGKTTLTAAIATVLAKAGGGEAASYADIDNAPEEKERGITINTSHIEYETDARHYAHVDCPGHADYVKNMITGAAQMDGAILVVSAADGPMPQTREHILLSRNVGVPYIVVFLNKMDMVDDEELLELVEMEVRDLLSEYDFPGDDTPVIAGSALKALEGDASYEEKILELMAAVDEYIPTPERDTDKPFMMPVEDVFSITGRGTVATGRVERGQVRVGDEIEIVGIQEETSKTTVTGVEMFRKLLDYAEAGDNIGALLRGVAREDIERGQVLAKPASITPHTKFKAEVYVLSKEEGGRHTPFFTNYRPQFYFRTTDVTGVVELPEGTEMVMPGDNVAMDVELIHPIAIEDGTRFSIREGGRTVGSGVVSEIVK, via the coding sequence ATGGCTAAAGAAAAATTTGACCGTTCTAAACCCCATGTAAACATTGGTACTATCGGACACGTTGACCATGGTAAAACTACATTAACTGCTGCAATTGCAACTGTACTAGCTAAAGCTGGTGGCGGAGAAGCTGCAAGCTACGCTGATATCGATAACGCTCCTGAAGAAAAAGAACGTGGTATCACAATCAACACGTCTCACATCGAGTACGAAACAGACGCACGTCACTATGCGCACGTTGACTGCCCAGGACACGCGGACTACGTTAAGAACATGATCACTGGTGCTGCACAAATGGACGGAGCTATCTTAGTAGTATCTGCTGCTGATGGCCCTATGCCTCAAACACGTGAGCACATCCTGTTATCTCGTAACGTTGGTGTACCATACATCGTTGTTTTCTTAAACAAAATGGATATGGTTGACGACGAAGAGTTGCTTGAATTGGTAGAAATGGAAGTTCGTGACCTATTGTCAGAATACGACTTCCCAGGTGATGACACTCCAGTTATCGCTGGTTCTGCTTTGAAAGCTCTTGAAGGCGATGCTTCTTATGAAGAAAAAATTCTTGAATTGATGGCTGCAGTTGATGAGTATATCCCAACTCCAGAACGTGATACTGACAAACCATTCATGATGCCAGTTGAGGATGTATTCTCAATCACTGGTCGTGGAACTGTTGCAACTGGACGTGTTGAACGTGGACAAGTTCGTGTTGGTGACGAAATCGAAATCGTTGGTATTCAAGAAGAAACTTCTAAAACAACTGTTACAGGTGTTGAAATGTTCCGTAAATTGTTGGATTACGCTGAAGCGGGAGACAACATCGGTGCGTTACTACGTGGTGTAGCACGTGAAGATATCGAACGTGGACAAGTATTGGCTAAACCAGCTTCAATCACTCCACATACTAAATTTAAAGCAGAAGTTTACGTATTATCAAAAGAAGAAGGCGGACGTCACACTCCTTTCTTCACTAACTACCGTCCTCAGTTCTACTTCCGTACAACTGACGTAACTGGTGTAGTTGAATTACCAGAAGGAACTGAAATGGTAATGCCTGGTGATAACGTAGCTATGGACGTTGAACTAATCCACCCAATCGCGATCGAAGACGGAACTCGTTTCTCTATTCGTGAAGGCGGACGTACTGTTGGTTCAGGCGTTGTTTCTGAAATCGTTAAATAA
- the fusA gene encoding elongation factor G produces the protein MAREFSLEKTRNIGIMAHVDAGKTTTTERILYYTGKIHKIGETHEGASQMDWMEQEQERGITITSAATTAEWNGFRVNIIDTPGHVDFTIEVQRSLRVLDGAVTVLDSQSGVEPQTETVWRQATEYKVPRIVFCNKMDKIGADFLYSVNSLHDRLQANAHPIQLPIGAEEDFTGIIDLVKMKAEIYTNDLGTDIQETDIPEDYMELATEWREKLVEAVAETDEDLMMKYLEGEEITQDELKAGIRAATIRVEFFPVLAGSAFKNKGVQLMLDAVLDYLPSPLDIDAIKGVDVKTDEETTRPADDNGPFASLAFKVMTDPFVGRLTFFRVYSGVLESGSYVLNASKDKKERIGRILQMHANTRKEIDKVFSGDIAAAVGLKDTTTGDTLCALDAPVILESIEFPEPVIQVAVEPKSKADQDKMGVALQKLAEEDPSFRVETNVETGETVISGMGELHLDVLVDRMRREFKVEANVGAPQVSYRETFRAPLTQAEGKFVRQSGGKGQYGHVWVEFTPNEEGKGFEFENAIVGGVVPREYIPAVEKGLAESMNNGVLAGYPLVDIKAKLYDGSYHDVDSNETAFRVAASMALRAAAKKANPVILEPMMKVTVTVPEDYLGDIMGHVTSRRGRVEGMEAHGNSQIVNAIVPLAEMFGYATTLRSATQGRGTFMMVFDHYEDVPKSIQEEIIKKNGGKSE, from the coding sequence ATGGCAAGAGAATTTTCACTGGAAAAAACTCGTAATATAGGAATCATGGCTCACGTTGATGCTGGTAAAACAACAACAACAGAGCGTATCCTTTACTATACTGGTAAAATCCATAAAATCGGTGAAACGCATGAAGGTGCGTCACAGATGGACTGGATGGAACAGGAACAAGAACGTGGTATCACAATCACGTCAGCTGCAACAACAGCAGAGTGGAATGGCTTCCGTGTAAACATCATCGATACACCAGGACACGTGGACTTCACAATTGAAGTACAGCGTTCATTGCGTGTATTGGATGGAGCGGTAACTGTTCTTGACTCACAATCAGGTGTTGAGCCTCAAACGGAAACAGTTTGGCGTCAGGCTACTGAATATAAAGTTCCACGTATCGTATTCTGTAACAAAATGGATAAGATCGGTGCGGACTTCCTATACTCAGTAAACTCATTGCACGACCGTTTACAAGCGAATGCTCACCCAATTCAATTACCAATCGGTGCTGAAGAAGATTTCACTGGAATTATTGACTTAGTTAAAATGAAAGCTGAAATCTACACTAACGATTTGGGAACAGACATTCAAGAAACTGACATTCCAGAAGATTACATGGAGTTAGCTACTGAATGGCGCGAAAAATTAGTCGAAGCTGTTGCTGAAACAGATGAAGACTTAATGATGAAATATCTTGAAGGCGAAGAAATTACTCAAGATGAGTTGAAAGCGGGTATCCGTGCAGCAACTATCAGAGTTGAATTCTTCCCAGTATTAGCTGGTTCAGCCTTCAAAAACAAAGGTGTTCAATTAATGCTTGATGCAGTACTTGATTATCTGCCATCACCACTTGATATCGATGCTATTAAAGGTGTTGATGTTAAGACTGACGAAGAAACAACTCGTCCGGCTGATGACAATGGTCCATTTGCTTCATTAGCATTTAAAGTTATGACTGACCCATTCGTAGGTCGTCTGACATTCTTCCGTGTATACTCTGGTGTCCTTGAAAGTGGTTCATATGTATTGAACGCTTCTAAAGACAAAAAAGAGCGTATCGGTCGTATCCTGCAAATGCATGCGAACACACGTAAGGAAATTGATAAAGTATTTTCAGGGGATATCGCAGCAGCGGTTGGTCTTAAAGATACGACAACAGGAGATACACTGTGTGCGTTAGATGCGCCGGTTATCCTTGAGTCAATCGAATTCCCAGAACCAGTTATCCAGGTTGCTGTTGAGCCTAAATCAAAAGCTGACCAAGATAAAATGGGTGTGGCTCTGCAAAAACTTGCAGAAGAGGATCCGTCATTCCGTGTTGAAACAAACGTTGAAACAGGTGAAACAGTTATCTCAGGTATGGGAGAACTTCACTTGGACGTATTGGTAGACAGAATGAGACGTGAATTCAAAGTTGAAGCAAACGTTGGTGCGCCTCAAGTATCTTATCGTGAAACATTCCGTGCGCCTCTTACTCAAGCTGAAGGTAAATTTGTCCGTCAGTCTGGTGGTAAAGGTCAATACGGTCACGTATGGGTTGAATTTACACCGAACGAAGAAGGAAAAGGCTTCGAGTTCGAAAACGCAATTGTCGGTGGTGTGGTTCCTCGTGAATACATCCCAGCAGTTGAAAAAGGATTGGCAGAATCAATGAATAACGGTGTTCTTGCCGGCTATCCATTGGTTGATATCAAAGCGAAACTTTATGATGGTTCTTACCATGATGTCGATTCCAATGAAACTGCCTTCCGTGTAGCTGCTTCTATGGCACTTCGTGCTGCAGCTAAGAAAGCAAACCCTGTAATTTTGGAACCAATGATGAAAGTAACAGTTACTGTACCAGAAGATTACTTAGGTGATATCATGGGACACGTAACAAGTCGTCGTGGACGCGTTGAAGGTATGGAAGCTCATGGTAACTCACAAATCGTTAATGCGATTGTTCCATTGGCTGAAATGTTCGGATATGCAACAACATTACGTTCAGCAACACAAGGGCGCGGAACATTCATGATGGTATTTGACCACTATGAAGACGTACCTAAGTCTATCCAAGAAGAAATCATCAAGAAAAATGGCGGAAAATCAGAATAA
- the rpsG gene encoding 30S ribosomal protein S7 translates to MPRKGPVAKRDVLPDPIYNSKLVTRLINRVMVDGKRGIAANIIYNSFDIIKESTGNDPLEVFEQAMKNVMPVLEVKARRVGGSNYQVPVEVRPERRTTLGLRWVVNYARLRGEHTMEQRLAKELMDAANNTGASVKKREDTHKMADANRAFAHYRW, encoded by the coding sequence ATGCCTCGTAAAGGTCCTGTTGCAAAACGTGATGTTTTACCAGATCCAATTTATAACTCAAAATTAGTAACTCGCTTAATCAACCGTGTAATGGTTGATGGAAAACGCGGGATTGCTGCTAATATCATCTATAATTCATTTGATATCATCAAAGAATCTACAGGTAACGATCCATTGGAAGTGTTTGAACAAGCAATGAAGAACGTTATGCCTGTTCTTGAAGTAAAAGCTCGCCGTGTTGGGGGTTCTAACTATCAAGTACCAGTTGAAGTTCGTCCAGAACGTCGTACAACTTTAGGTCTTCGTTGGGTGGTTAACTACGCACGTCTGCGTGGTGAACACACAATGGAACAACGTCTTGCGAAAGAATTGATGGATGCTGCTAATAACACTGGCGCTTCAGTTAAAAAACGTGAAGACACACATAAAATGGCTGATGCCAACCGTGCGTTTGCACATTATCGCTGGTAA
- the rpsL gene encoding 30S ribosomal protein S12: protein MPTINQLVRKPRKSKIEKSTSPALNKGYNSFKKAQTNVNSPQKRGVCTRVGTMTPKKPNSALRKYARVRLSNLIEVTAYIPGIGHNLQEHSVVLLRGGRVKDLPGVRYHIVRGALDTAGVTDRKQSRSKYGTKRPKAAN, encoded by the coding sequence ATGCCTACAATTAACCAATTAGTACGTAAGCCTCGTAAATCGAAGATAGAGAAATCTACTTCACCAGCATTGAATAAAGGATATAACAGCTTTAAGAAAGCTCAAACAAATGTGAACTCTCCGCAAAAACGTGGGGTATGTACACGTGTGGGAACAATGACACCTAAAAAACCGAACTCAGCTTTGCGTAAATATGCACGTGTTCGTTTGTCAAACCTGATTGAAGTAACAGCTTATATCCCAGGGATCGGCCATAACTTGCAAGAGCATAGTGTTGTCTTGCTACGTGGTGGACGTGTAAAGGATTTACCAGGAGTACGTTACCATATCGTTCGTGGTGCGCTTGATACAGCCGGTGTTACTGACCGTAAACAAAGCCGCTCTAAATATGGTACTAAACGACCTAAAGCTGCTAATTAA
- the rpiA gene encoding ribose-5-phosphate isomerase RpiA encodes MNLKQMAGIEAATYVKNGMTVGLGTGSTAKYMVDEIGRRVKEENLEIIGVTTSKATEKQALELGIPLKSIDEVPYVDITIDGADEVSADFHGIKGGGAALLFEKIVATYSKKNIWIVDESKQVEKLGAFPLPVEVIPYGSQQLMRIFAEKGFKPTLRMTEEQSILVTDGGHHIIDLQMDVIEDPIALGNYLDQLVGVVEHGLFLQVVSTVIIGSETGPRTIHNPMAE; translated from the coding sequence ATGAATCTTAAGCAAATGGCTGGCATTGAGGCAGCAACTTACGTTAAAAACGGGATGACCGTTGGACTTGGTACTGGATCGACCGCAAAGTATATGGTGGATGAAATTGGACGCAGAGTGAAGGAAGAAAACCTTGAAATCATCGGGGTTACCACATCCAAAGCGACTGAGAAGCAAGCATTAGAATTGGGAATCCCTTTAAAAAGTATCGACGAGGTTCCTTATGTAGACATCACAATTGATGGAGCAGATGAAGTCAGTGCTGATTTCCACGGAATAAAAGGCGGCGGTGCAGCATTACTTTTTGAGAAAATCGTTGCTACCTATTCTAAAAAGAACATTTGGATCGTTGACGAGTCGAAGCAAGTAGAAAAATTGGGTGCTTTTCCATTACCTGTGGAAGTCATTCCTTATGGTAGCCAGCAGCTCATGCGCATTTTTGCAGAAAAAGGTTTTAAACCAACGCTTCGTATGACAGAAGAACAGTCGATCCTTGTGACGGATGGCGGCCATCATATTATTGATCTTCAAATGGATGTTATAGAGGACCCGATTGCACTAGGCAATTATCTGGACCAACTGGTAGGTGTAGTAGAACACGGATTATTTTTACAAGTGGTTTCTACGGTGATTATCGGAAGCGAAACTGGCCCACGAACCATCCATAATCCAATGGCAGAATAG
- a CDS encoding recombinase family protein has translation MNLIGYARTTINENDLDAQLSLLSKYGCDKIYQETFELSGDRACASLLDSVVADLETNDTLVICRLNYLGKSTRQLTELTQLFETNTIHLVSLEENIDTRGKEGSIYFRLMDDLARMECELLKERTLVGLTNARKKGKIGGRPKTNKKTVLKIRKMYYEKQETVQAIAAKCNVSLGTCYKYINLSEAEVATFE, from the coding sequence ATGAATTTAATCGGTTATGCACGAACAACAATCAACGAAAATGATTTAGATGCACAGCTTTCTCTCTTATCAAAATACGGCTGTGACAAAATCTATCAGGAGACTTTCGAGCTCTCCGGCGACAGAGCCTGTGCCTCGTTATTGGATTCAGTAGTTGCTGATCTGGAAACAAACGATACACTGGTAATTTGCCGTTTAAACTATCTAGGTAAATCAACAAGACAGCTGACAGAATTAACGCAATTATTCGAAACAAACACCATTCATCTTGTCAGTCTGGAAGAAAATATAGACACTCGTGGAAAAGAAGGATCTATCTACTTTCGATTAATGGATGATCTCGCTCGGATGGAGTGCGAACTACTTAAAGAGCGGACACTTGTCGGACTGACAAATGCTCGCAAAAAAGGCAAAATTGGCGGACGTCCCAAGACGAACAAGAAGACTGTCCTCAAAATACGTAAAATGTATTACGAGAAACAGGAAACCGTTCAAGCAATAGCTGCAAAATGCAATGTTTCTCTGGGTACCTGTTACAAGTACATCAATTTATCTGAAGCTGAAGTAGCAACCTTTGAATAA